The Borrelia sp. RT5S genome window below encodes:
- a CDS encoding replication/maintenance protein RepL has translation MNKEINRSQLGILDKLKFDIQFMYMNFIKIVGALLLVGFNILNSYNGFIVYSSEHLSREQHLLYLGFTIVIIVVPTIIFHKMLYLLNEYRIQKQTGSVTVMSSRHSKVVGVLLVIAFITQLVSTWGSYENFFQLFFSSQLREVKQQQLSMVASSKVAMQAEKTILNQRIDMLKRRIEANIATIESVEVKNLALYHDHKTKKLEYEKFIDKKNKENKQLEVQINSYLEKVKELDIKHHESIKENSEGNNMYGIHALFLIPEIFNSEHSYIKYLISYLLLLCSFALDVVFCIFVYHISSLYKRDYESRLAYTSNLHKPLVVSNLHKPLASIASKFRTKKVDFNSIPVDVYKTLDFFVNNTKEDNRVLKKVELISKETGVSIHYVRKGIATLLKHNLLHKKHRAFVLNYDLITKLVDDINNNGNDKSEVATLKKAIKAQFAFVSTIASVSILTKLL, from the coding sequence ATGAATAAGGAAATAAATAGAAGTCAGTTGGGTATACTGGATAAATTAAAGTTTGATATTCAGTTTATGTACATGAATTTCATCAAGATAGTGGGTGCGTTACTGCTTGTAGGCTTTAACATCTTAAATTCATATAACGGATTTATTGTTTATTCAAGCGAGCACCTAAGCAGAGAGCAGCATTTGCTTTATTTAGGGTTTACTATCGTAATAATAGTAGTGCCCACTATTATTTTTCATAAGATGTTGTATTTACTTAATGAATATAGAATACAAAAGCAAACTGGTAGTGTAACGGTTATGTCTAGCCGACATAGCAAGGTTGTGGGTGTATTGCTTGTTATTGCTTTTATAACTCAATTAGTTAGTACATGGGGTAGTTATGAGAATTTTTTCCAATTGTTCTTCAGCTCACAGCTTCGTGAGGTTAAGCAACAACAATTGAGTATGGTTGCATCATCAAAAGTAGCTATGCAAGCTGAGAAGACAATATTGAACCAGCGTATAGACATGTTGAAGCGACGAATAGAAGCTAATATAGCAACAATTGAATCAGTTGAGGTTAAGAATTTGGCTTTATATCACGATCACAAGACTAAAAAGCTGGAGTATGAGAAGTTCATTGATAAGAAAAATAAAGAGAATAAGCAATTAGAAGTACAAATAAATTCTTATTTAGAAAAGGTTAAGGAACTTGATATTAAGCATCATGAATCTATTAAAGAGAACAGTGAAGGGAATAATATGTATGGGATTCATGCATTATTCCTAATACCGGAAATATTTAACAGTGAGCATTCATATATAAAATATTTAATATCTTATTTACTATTGTTGTGTTCTTTTGCATTAGATGTTGTCTTTTGTATTTTTGTTTATCATATATCTAGTTTGTATAAAAGAGATTATGAGTCTAGACTAGCATACACTAGCAATCTTCACAAACCATTAGTAGTAAGCAATCTTCACAAACCATTAGCTAGTATTGCTAGTAAGTTTAGAACAAAAAAGGTTGACTTTAACTCAATACCAGTTGATGTCTACAAGACACTAGACTTTTTTGTTAATAACACAAAAGAGGACAATAGGGTGCTTAAGAAGGTTGAACTTATTTCAAAAGAGACTGGGGTTTCAATTCACTATGTTAGAAAGGGTATAGCAACGCTGCTTAAGCATAATTTGCTTCATAAAAAGCATAGAGCTTTTGTTCTAAATTACGATTTAATAACTAAATTAGTTGATGACATTAACAACAATGGGAATGACAAGAGTGAAGTAGCTACTCTTAAGAAAGCTATTAAAGCACAGTTTGCTTTTGTTTCAACAATTGCTAGTGTTTCTATTTTAACCAAATTGTTATAA